In one Candidatus Bathyarchaeia archaeon genomic region, the following are encoded:
- a CDS encoding Ldh family oxidoreductase has protein sequence MSESGKIVSEVQARRLCEELLKAYGAPEAEAKTVAEVLVAGSLRGVDSHGLQLLPRYLIRIERGLVKPGAEVKVLRDGPATALIDGGMGFGAVVGKRAMELAMEKADRCGIGAVGVRRVDHFGIAAYYAMMAADRGMIGIVTANASPGIAPTGGMRPALGTNPIAIAIPAGRHRPIVVDMATAAIPKNKLLLAAKKGEKIPPGLALDAEGRPTTDPAEALKGAILPAAGPKGYGLAVAVDALSGALTGSACALDVISIGNSMTEPPNIGNFFMAIKIDAFLPLEEFKAKIDKMIEDIKRVPRAPGVEEILMPGEPEFRTADRRAREGIPVDGETWRQLKDLAARKGMDLEALAG, from the coding sequence ATGAGCGAATCCGGGAAGATCGTATCCGAGGTCCAAGCCAGAAGGCTTTGCGAGGAGCTCCTGAAGGCCTACGGGGCGCCTGAGGCGGAAGCCAAAACGGTCGCCGAGGTTTTAGTGGCCGGTAGCCTAAGGGGCGTGGATTCCCACGGCCTTCAGCTTCTGCCCCGATACCTGATCAGGATCGAGAGGGGCTTGGTTAAGCCCGGGGCCGAGGTCAAGGTCCTCAGGGATGGCCCGGCCACGGCCCTCATAGACGGCGGGATGGGCTTCGGGGCCGTCGTAGGCAAAAGGGCCATGGAGTTAGCCATGGAGAAGGCCGATCGATGCGGCATAGGGGCCGTCGGCGTCAGGCGGGTCGATCATTTCGGCATCGCCGCCTATTATGCGATGATGGCCGCTGATAGGGGGATGATAGGCATCGTGACGGCGAACGCGAGCCCGGGCATCGCCCCGACCGGCGGGATGAGGCCGGCCTTGGGGACGAACCCGATCGCGATAGCCATACCGGCCGGGAGGCATAGGCCCATAGTCGTCGATATGGCGACGGCCGCGATCCCCAAGAACAAGCTCCTGCTGGCGGCCAAGAAGGGCGAGAAGATACCGCCCGGCTTGGCCCTGGATGCCGAGGGGAGGCCGACGACCGATCCGGCCGAGGCCCTGAAGGGCGCCATATTGCCGGCGGCGGGCCCGAAGGGCTATGGGCTGGCCGTGGCCGTGGACGCCCTATCCGGCGCGCTGACGGGCTCCGCTTGCGCCTTGGACGTCATCTCCATAGGCAATAGCATGACCGAGCCGCCGAACATAGGGAACTTTTTCATGGCCATAAAGATCGATGCCTTCCTGCCGCTGGAGGAGTTCAAGGCCAAGATCGATAAGATGATAGAGGATATCAAGAGGGTTCCTAGGGCCCCGGGCGTTGAGGAGATCCTCATGCCGGGCGAGCCGGAGTTCAGGACCGCTGATAGGAGGGCTAGGGAGGGCATACCGGTGGATGGGGAGACCTGGAGGCAGCTGAAGGACCTCGCGGCCCGGAAGGGCATGGACCTAGAGGCCTTGGCGGGCTAG
- a CDS encoding iron-containing alcohol dehydrogenase yields MGSPTGIEGYEPLLSISSFQTVRRGLFFGLNSVNRVEQEAKELAGEGAKLLLVTDKGVRGAGAVDRVLSGLKGFEVDVFDEVEAEPSIECAERAAAIAREGGYKAVVGVGGGSSLDMAKIASVMATNPGKVADYLGKGKLKRYGLPMILIPTTAGTGSETSPNIVMVVGKAKGWISDPHALPDVSIVDPMLTLTMPPKLTAGTGLDALTHAVECIMSLNSSPLDEAINLSAAEMIGRHLRTAYSNGRDLRARYHMSLAAAMAGMALGTAGVVYGHSIGYTISTRYRLPHGIACGLALPYVMEFNAIACPEKLARVAKAMGVDIGRLSLIEAALEGAKAVKALMEDVELPTSLAEIGVPKGDLPELAAEALEKYPRPNNPRQLTKEGALKLYERIWEGRLGD; encoded by the coding sequence ATGGGGTCCCCGACGGGTATCGAGGGATATGAGCCCCTCCTCTCAATCTCCTCCTTCCAAACGGTCAGAAGGGGGCTTTTCTTCGGCCTAAATTCGGTGAATCGGGTTGAGCAGGAGGCGAAGGAACTGGCCGGCGAGGGCGCTAAACTGCTCTTGGTGACCGATAAGGGGGTCCGAGGCGCCGGCGCCGTCGATAGGGTCCTATCGGGCCTGAAGGGCTTCGAAGTGGACGTATTCGACGAGGTTGAGGCGGAGCCCAGCATAGAATGCGCCGAGAGGGCGGCCGCGATCGCCAGGGAGGGCGGATATAAGGCCGTAGTGGGCGTAGGCGGGGGTAGCAGCCTCGATATGGCGAAGATCGCCTCCGTTATGGCGACGAACCCCGGCAAGGTGGCCGATTATCTGGGCAAGGGGAAGCTCAAGCGATATGGCCTACCGATGATCCTGATCCCGACCACGGCCGGGACCGGGAGCGAAACGAGCCCAAATATAGTTATGGTGGTCGGGAAGGCGAAGGGCTGGATAAGCGATCCCCACGCCCTCCCCGACGTTTCCATAGTGGACCCGATGCTTACGCTCACCATGCCGCCCAAGCTGACCGCTGGGACGGGCCTCGATGCCTTGACCCATGCTGTGGAATGCATAATGTCCCTGAACTCCAGCCCGTTGGATGAGGCCATAAACCTATCGGCCGCTGAGATGATAGGGAGGCATTTGAGGACGGCCTATTCGAACGGAAGGGATCTGAGGGCCAGATACCATATGTCCCTAGCGGCCGCCATGGCCGGGATGGCGCTCGGGACCGCCGGCGTTGTATACGGGCATAGCATAGGCTATACGATATCTACTAGGTACCGCTTGCCCCACGGGATCGCTTGCGGCTTAGCGCTGCCCTATGTAATGGAGTTCAACGCGATCGCATGTCCCGAGAAGCTCGCGAGGGTCGCCAAGGCGATGGGCGTGGACATAGGGCGATTATCCTTGATCGAGGCTGCCCTGGAAGGGGCGAAGGCCGTTAAGGCGCTGATGGAGGACGTGGAGCTGCCCACCTCCTTGGCGGAGATTGGCGTCCCGAAGGGCGATCTGCCGGAGCTAGCGGCGGAGGCGCTTGAGAAATACCCGAGGCCCAACAACCCCCGGCAACTTACGAAGGAGGGCGCCTTGAAGCTCTACGAAAGGATCTGGGAGGGGAGACTTGGGGACTGA
- a CDS encoding dimethylsulfonioproprionate lyase family protein: protein MKVVRYDQTPVWNAPGQETRRVKLYATPEDLGTKGLTVGMSIYGPGMAAPWHKHDGEETMFILHGKGRFATRNESVEVSAGDLLYFPPGEEHMLECLGDTSLEFLFIYTPPGAEKPIKESWIRRK from the coding sequence ATGAAGGTGGTCAGATACGATCAAACGCCCGTTTGGAACGCGCCCGGTCAAGAGACGAGGAGGGTAAAGCTCTACGCCACGCCGGAGGACTTGGGGACGAAGGGGCTCACCGTGGGAATGTCAATCTATGGGCCCGGCATGGCCGCGCCATGGCATAAGCACGATGGGGAGGAGACCATGTTCATCCTCCACGGCAAGGGGAGGTTCGCGACCAGGAATGAATCGGTGGAGGTTTCGGCCGGGGACCTGCTCTATTTCCCGCCTGGGGAGGAGCACATGCTCGAGTGCTTGGGCGATACCTCGCTCGAGTTCCTATTCATATACACGCCGCCGGGCGCCGAGAAGCCGATAAAGGAGTCGTGGATCCGGAGGAAGTGA
- a CDS encoding NAD(P)-dependent oxidoreductase gives MKFLVTGGTGFIGSYFVRDMVERGHEVIAYDVVPNERALGDAAEKVEIVRGDVLDLALLLETMKRQGTDYLVHLAYLLILDSDQNPTRAIKVNCEGTNNVFDAALLAGVERVVWASSVSVYGKASYYGGRAVNEDDPPKPFNVYGACKVLNEFMGHYYYERKGLDNIGLRFTVAYGPGRLRGGTAFASAMIENPALGKPVKVPNGDSLVNWHYVKDIAKAIRLACEAKSPRYRVYNVGGESRTVREAADYIRSLLPDARIELEPGDWGWQMRFDFSRAEEDLGYRPSYSMEEGIREHINTVRRSAGLPEV, from the coding sequence ATGAAGTTCTTGGTGACCGGTGGGACCGGTTTCATAGGGTCCTACTTCGTGAGGGATATGGTGGAGAGGGGTCATGAGGTAATAGCCTACGATGTGGTCCCGAACGAGAGGGCATTGGGCGATGCCGCTGAGAAGGTCGAGATCGTAAGGGGGGACGTCTTGGATTTGGCCCTCCTGCTTGAAACGATGAAGCGCCAAGGGACCGATTATCTGGTCCACTTGGCCTATTTGCTAATCTTGGACTCGGATCAAAATCCCACGAGGGCCATAAAGGTGAACTGCGAGGGGACTAACAACGTCTTCGATGCCGCCCTCTTGGCGGGCGTCGAGAGAGTCGTTTGGGCCAGCTCCGTCTCCGTCTATGGGAAGGCGAGCTATTACGGTGGCCGGGCCGTTAACGAAGACGATCCCCCGAAGCCGTTCAACGTATACGGCGCCTGCAAGGTCTTGAACGAGTTCATGGGCCATTATTATTACGAGAGGAAGGGGTTGGATAACATAGGATTGAGGTTCACGGTGGCTTATGGCCCTGGGAGGCTCAGGGGCGGGACGGCCTTCGCGAGCGCCATGATCGAGAACCCGGCCCTCGGGAAGCCCGTAAAGGTCCCGAACGGGGACTCGTTGGTGAATTGGCATTACGTGAAGGACATAGCCAAGGCCATAAGGCTGGCCTGCGAGGCCAAGAGCCCGCGGTATAGGGTCTATAATGTGGGCGGCGAGAGCAGGACCGTTCGAGAGGCGGCCGATTACATAAGGAGCCTCCTGCCCGATGCCAGAATAGAGCTCGAGCCGGGCGATTGGGGGTGGCAGATGAGGTTCGATTTCAGCAGGGCCGAGGAGGATTTGGGCTATAGGCCATCCTATAGCATGGAGGAGGGGATAAGGGAGCACATAAACACGGTTAGGAGGAGCGCGGGCCTCCCGGAGGTATAA
- a CDS encoding branched-chain amino acid ABC transporter permease yields MSGILLGGIYALMSIGLNLIFGVVKVVNFAHGEFLMIGMYIAYWAFALYGLDPYVSLPLVALSILALGALTQGLIINPLLKTKDINQVLATIGLMIFLENLALFLWKSDFRSVLTAYSAASISMGEIRLSLSRIFAFAVAMSTAIVLYFLLTKTDVGRRIRAVAQDAEAAELMGIDHRRIYIATFGLGGALVGVAAAAMSPIYYAFPTVGALFGPTAFIVVVLGGLGSFIGAMIGGLIIGIVESIAGVLTNAELAKAFAFAIFLLVLFRKPTGLFGERARV; encoded by the coding sequence ATAAGCGGCATTCTATTGGGCGGGATATACGCTCTCATGAGCATAGGTTTGAACTTGATATTTGGGGTCGTTAAGGTCGTTAACTTTGCCCATGGGGAGTTCCTAATGATCGGCATGTACATCGCTTATTGGGCGTTCGCGCTCTACGGCCTCGATCCATACGTTTCGCTCCCTCTCGTGGCGCTTTCGATACTCGCGCTCGGGGCGCTGACCCAAGGACTCATAATAAATCCCCTTTTGAAGACGAAGGACATAAATCAAGTCTTGGCGACGATTGGCCTCATGATATTCCTCGAGAACTTGGCCCTATTCCTTTGGAAATCCGATTTCCGATCGGTCTTGACGGCCTACTCCGCGGCGAGCATTTCTATGGGTGAGATCAGGCTAAGCCTTAGTAGGATATTCGCCTTCGCCGTGGCCATGAGCACGGCCATCGTACTTTACTTCCTACTGACCAAGACTGATGTCGGAAGGAGGATAAGGGCCGTCGCTCAAGACGCGGAAGCCGCGGAGCTCATGGGCATAGATCACAGGAGGATTTACATAGCCACCTTCGGCCTCGGCGGGGCCTTGGTGGGGGTGGCCGCTGCTGCCATGTCGCCCATCTACTACGCCTTCCCAACGGTCGGGGCCCTCTTCGGGCCGACGGCCTTCATAGTGGTTGTATTGGGCGGGTTGGGCAGCTTCATCGGCGCCATGATCGGGGGATTGATAATAGGCATAGTGGAGTCGATAGCCGGCGTTTTGACGAATGCCGAGCTCGCGAAGGCCTTCGCCTTCGCCATATTCCTCCTAGTCCTATTCCGCAAGCCGACAGGCCTATTCGGGGAGAGGGCCCGTGTCTAA
- a CDS encoding branched-chain amino acid ABC transporter permease: MSKKRKFGRGWATFLGIIVALALVPLLRPPPYVTHVLVLTLLFAYLGTAWNLIGGYGGQLSLGHGAFFGLGAYTSTLLFMNYGLSPWIGMAIAAGVGAGSAALIGYPCFRFGLRGPFFALATLAFGLIVVELLTAFREVTGGSLGIFPPYLGNAPHLFQFASKEAYYLIILALWAFIILLVRGMRRTRYYLVAIREDEEAAAALGVPVRKYKLLAAVISGALSGIGGTFYAQYFSYLNPESAAGLALSVEILTVAIFGGMYGLMGPTLGSAILTPISELLRIWLGGTYLGVHLMFYGLLLILVIIFMPRGVLGKLEEALKRGLEF, translated from the coding sequence GTGTCTAAGAAAAGGAAGTTTGGAAGGGGCTGGGCGACCTTCCTCGGGATCATAGTTGCCTTGGCGCTCGTCCCGCTCCTAAGGCCGCCGCCATACGTGACCCACGTCTTGGTCCTCACGCTCCTCTTCGCCTACCTAGGGACGGCTTGGAATCTGATAGGCGGGTATGGGGGACAATTGTCCCTAGGGCATGGGGCCTTCTTCGGGCTTGGGGCTTATACATCAACGCTGTTATTCATGAATTATGGCTTATCGCCTTGGATAGGCATGGCGATAGCGGCGGGGGTTGGGGCGGGATCGGCCGCTTTGATAGGATACCCCTGCTTCAGGTTCGGCTTGAGGGGCCCATTCTTCGCGTTGGCGACTTTGGCGTTCGGGCTGATAGTCGTAGAACTGTTGACGGCCTTCAGGGAAGTTACCGGGGGCTCCTTAGGGATCTTCCCGCCGTATTTGGGGAACGCGCCCCATCTCTTCCAATTCGCCTCCAAGGAGGCATATTACCTGATAATATTGGCCCTATGGGCCTTTATCATATTGCTCGTTAGGGGGATGAGGAGGACTAGGTATTACCTAGTCGCCATAAGGGAGGATGAGGAAGCGGCGGCGGCCCTCGGGGTCCCGGTTAGGAAGTATAAGCTCCTTGCCGCGGTGATAAGCGGCGCCCTTTCGGGCATCGGTGGAACCTTTTATGCACAATACTTCTCCTATCTAAACCCTGAATCAGCGGCCGGGCTGGCGCTTTCGGTCGAGATACTCACCGTCGCCATATTCGGCGGAATGTACGGCCTCATGGGGCCGACCTTGGGCTCGGCCATATTGACCCCCATATCGGAGCTCCTCAGGATATGGCTGGGTGGCACCTACTTGGGAGTCCACCTAATGTTCTATGGCTTATTGCTCATATTGGTGATAATCTTCATGCCTAGGGGGGTATTGGGCAAACTGGAGGAGGCTCTTAAGAGGGGGTTGGAGTTTTGA
- a CDS encoding ABC transporter ATP-binding protein has protein sequence MTIVLEGRGLSKRFGGLWALKGVDFQLEEGEILGLIGPNGSGKTTLFNVVTGFLKPTEGRVIAFGEDITALPPYKVCEKGIARTFQIAKPFGDLTVLDNVVIGSLLRTKDAEEAVEKAKNILDFVGLSKKAGDLGKNLTTIERKHLELAKALSTEPKILLLDEVMAGLKPAEMDAILKTLVRIRDEGVSEIVVEHVMRAIGAICDRVFVLDYGEKIAEGKPKEVMANGKVIEAYLGREYGVA, from the coding sequence TTGACGATAGTCCTCGAGGGGAGGGGCCTCTCGAAGAGGTTCGGGGGGCTTTGGGCCCTTAAAGGGGTGGATTTCCAGCTAGAGGAGGGGGAGATACTCGGCCTGATAGGGCCAAACGGATCCGGAAAAACGACGCTTTTTAACGTAGTGACGGGCTTCCTCAAGCCCACGGAGGGGCGCGTCATTGCATTCGGGGAGGATATAACGGCGCTCCCTCCTTACAAGGTCTGTGAGAAGGGCATCGCCCGAACCTTCCAAATAGCCAAGCCGTTCGGCGACCTGACCGTTTTGGATAACGTGGTCATAGGATCCCTCCTGAGGACGAAGGATGCCGAGGAGGCCGTGGAGAAGGCCAAGAATATATTGGATTTCGTAGGCCTCTCCAAGAAGGCCGGGGACTTGGGGAAGAACCTGACTACGATTGAAAGGAAACATTTGGAGCTGGCCAAGGCCCTATCCACGGAGCCGAAGATCCTATTATTGGACGAGGTCATGGCGGGCCTGAAGCCCGCGGAGATGGACGCCATCCTGAAGACCTTGGTCAGGATAAGGGATGAAGGCGTTTCAGAGATAGTTGTGGAGCATGTGATGAGGGCCATAGGGGCGATATGCGATAGGGTATTCGTCTTGGATTATGGCGAGAAGATAGCGGAGGGCAAGCCGAAGGAGGTAATGGCGAACGGGAAGGTTATAGAGGCTTACTTGGGGAGGGAATACGGCGTTGCTTAG
- a CDS encoding ABC transporter ATP-binding protein, translating to MLSVRDLNVAYGEIQVVWDLNLEVGKGEKVAIVGPNGAGKSTTLKSIVGLIPPKSGRVELLGEDITGKHAHDIVRKGITLVPEGRRLFPKMTVIENLELGAFTPEAKAKKGDTLEWIFQIFPVLKERRNQTAETLSGGEGQMLAIARGLMSRPKLLMLDEPSLGLAPKLVAQLFASFERLHEEGVTILLVEQFVAKALSFAERGYLLERGRIVKEGAGEELLKDEYIRRVYVGG from the coding sequence TTGCTTAGCGTCAGGGACTTGAACGTGGCTTATGGGGAAATACAGGTGGTTTGGGACCTGAATCTGGAGGTCGGGAAGGGGGAGAAGGTGGCCATAGTGGGCCCGAACGGCGCGGGCAAGAGCACCACCCTCAAATCCATAGTCGGATTGATCCCCCCGAAGTCCGGGAGGGTGGAGCTCTTGGGCGAGGATATAACGGGGAAACATGCGCACGACATAGTCAGGAAGGGCATAACATTGGTCCCGGAGGGGAGGCGCCTGTTCCCGAAGATGACCGTCATTGAGAACTTGGAGCTCGGAGCCTTCACGCCCGAGGCCAAGGCGAAGAAGGGCGATACTTTGGAATGGATATTCCAGATCTTCCCGGTGCTCAAGGAGCGCAGAAATCAAACGGCCGAGACCCTGAGCGGCGGGGAGGGCCAGATGCTCGCTATAGCTAGGGGCCTGATGTCCCGGCCGAAGCTCCTCATGCTCGATGAGCCCTCCCTCGGGCTGGCGCCGAAGCTCGTGGCCCAGCTTTTCGCCTCATTTGAAAGGCTGCATGAGGAGGGCGTGACGATCCTATTGGTGGAGCAGTTCGTCGCGAAGGCCCTCTCCTTCGCGGAGAGGGGGTATCTACTCGAGAGGGGTAGGATCGTTAAGGAGGGCGCGGGGGAGGAGCTCCTCAAGGACGAATATATAAGGAGAGTCTATGTGGGTGGCTGA
- a CDS encoding ABC transporter substrate-binding protein has product MLSRRAITKIQAAIAIIVVLAIIVAGAAYYYYAAAPPAPAVKEIRIGLLYPISGAMAPLGNEQCEGTKMAIDMINERGGVEGYKIKYVVADAKSDPKVAVSEAERLCTIEKVPIIIGTYASPLLLAASEVAEKYKTVYWEVGAITDAATKRGYKYLLRIQVIGGDFGIVSGRFIAEVVAPKLGVDVKSLRTAIIFEDGPYGSSVADYNKKTCERFGIPIVLFEGYKAAATDLSYLITKLKDAKPDVILATSYYTDTVLSFRQAKELGLKFKVFIGHGAGHGLPDTYKTLGEDITYIFNTDPPPPAGINPEAIKPELRPILKEYIDRWKAKFGRLPLTHSHMGFSHTWVLLTEVLPKVIKEYKEVTPDNIVKAAYAIDIPEGGTTMGYGVKFSTPDKPADTIMGDWFGRGDKHVGQNIRAMPMVMQWVPGGELYNAYPTKYALKPPVIPLPPTSPYAAT; this is encoded by the coding sequence ATGTTGTCGCGAAGGGCCATAACGAAGATCCAGGCCGCGATAGCGATAATAGTCGTTTTGGCCATCATCGTCGCAGGGGCCGCGTATTATTATTACGCTGCCGCCCCGCCGGCGCCCGCCGTGAAGGAGATCAGGATCGGCCTCCTGTATCCGATATCCGGCGCTATGGCTCCCTTGGGTAATGAGCAATGCGAAGGCACCAAGATGGCCATAGATATGATAAATGAGAGGGGAGGCGTGGAGGGATATAAGATAAAGTATGTGGTGGCCGATGCCAAAAGCGATCCTAAAGTGGCCGTGTCCGAAGCCGAGAGGCTCTGCACAATAGAGAAGGTGCCGATAATCATAGGTACCTATGCCAGCCCGCTCCTGCTGGCGGCGAGCGAGGTCGCCGAGAAATATAAGACGGTTTATTGGGAGGTTGGCGCCATAACGGACGCGGCCACGAAGAGGGGCTATAAGTATCTGCTGAGGATACAGGTCATAGGCGGGGACTTCGGCATAGTATCGGGTAGATTCATAGCGGAAGTCGTGGCCCCCAAGCTCGGCGTTGACGTGAAGAGCCTTAGGACGGCAATAATCTTCGAGGATGGCCCATACGGGAGTAGCGTCGCCGACTATAACAAGAAGACATGTGAAAGGTTCGGGATCCCGATCGTACTCTTCGAAGGATATAAGGCCGCGGCCACCGATCTATCCTACTTGATAACGAAGCTGAAGGACGCGAAGCCCGATGTCATATTGGCGACCAGCTATTACACCGATACGGTCCTATCCTTTAGACAAGCCAAGGAGCTGGGCCTCAAGTTCAAGGTCTTCATAGGCCACGGGGCTGGCCATGGCCTACCGGATACCTATAAGACCTTGGGCGAGGACATAACTTATATATTCAACACGGATCCGCCGCCTCCGGCCGGCATCAACCCGGAGGCCATAAAGCCAGAGCTCCGCCCGATCCTGAAGGAGTATATTGATAGGTGGAAGGCTAAGTTTGGGAGGCTCCCGCTGACCCATTCCCACATGGGCTTCAGCCACACTTGGGTCCTTTTGACCGAGGTCCTTCCAAAGGTCATAAAGGAGTACAAGGAGGTCACGCCGGATAACATAGTGAAGGCCGCGTATGCGATCGATATACCCGAGGGCGGGACGACAATGGGATATGGCGTCAAGTTCTCCACTCCAGACAAACCGGCCGATACGATAATGGGCGATTGGTTCGGCAGGGGCGACAAGCACGTTGGGCAGAACATAAGGGCCATGCCGATGGTGATGCAATGGGTCCCCGGCGGGGAGCTCTACAATGCCTACCCGACCAAGTACGCGCTCAAGCCTCCGGTAATACCATTGCCCCCGACGAGCCCCTATGCGGCTACTTGA